One genomic segment of Rubripirellula amarantea includes these proteins:
- a CDS encoding Hsp70 family protein, whose translation MAITPPIIGIDLGTTNSLCALFRDGKPTLIPNSLGSLMTPSVVGLLDDGQIVLGQAAAELRVTRPERTVSCFKRWIGTNRQVELGGQTFNANELSSLVLRSLREDAERFLEHEVTDAVITVPAYFNDNQRKATKLAGRLAGLNVRRILNEPTAAALTYGFHDRDVQKNMIVIDLGGGTFDVTVMEIDEGALEIVSTAGETQLGGEDFTTRLVGSILQAHGRQLELDEMNHPLFVSRLREQCEAAKRSLAGADAAIVRIPANDGIIADDCQSVTLTKSQAREIFDPLIKRLVRPISRAIRDARLSTRDIEDVILVGGATRDLAVQSFVAEMFDTKPHATIDPDQVVALGAAVQAALINDDLAVDDMVMTDVCPFTLGVEVAKEFGRKQVSGFYLPIIHRNTTIPVSKEEIVSTIEPNQRQVDLRVYQGESRKVSENLLLGNLLIKGIPPGPTGQAIHIRFTYDLNGILEVEAYIPETGAKYNTVFTNHVQGMNEREIEAAVKRMADVKFYPREEMANQRLLLYAEKAIGEVSPFQRGDLEHAVDHFEHAMESGDREAFGFAKNGLLLLLSGLGFDLEGIDDVSE comes from the coding sequence ATGGCTATCACTCCACCCATCATCGGAATTGATCTCGGCACAACCAACTCTTTGTGCGCACTTTTTCGAGATGGGAAACCAACACTGATCCCGAATTCGCTCGGTAGCCTGATGACGCCTTCGGTCGTTGGATTGCTCGACGACGGCCAGATCGTTCTCGGACAAGCCGCAGCGGAACTTCGCGTCACGCGACCCGAACGAACGGTATCGTGTTTCAAACGCTGGATCGGCACCAATCGCCAAGTCGAATTGGGCGGACAAACCTTCAACGCCAACGAACTTTCTAGCCTTGTGCTGCGATCATTGCGTGAAGACGCTGAGCGGTTCCTTGAACATGAGGTGACCGATGCCGTCATCACAGTCCCGGCGTACTTTAACGACAACCAACGCAAAGCGACCAAGTTGGCCGGACGATTGGCGGGCCTGAACGTTCGACGCATTCTTAACGAACCGACCGCAGCGGCGCTAACGTACGGTTTCCACGATCGCGACGTCCAGAAGAACATGATCGTCATCGACTTGGGTGGCGGCACATTCGACGTGACTGTGATGGAGATTGACGAAGGCGCTTTGGAAATTGTTTCTACCGCCGGTGAAACTCAGCTTGGCGGCGAAGACTTTACCACGCGTTTGGTCGGATCGATCCTCCAGGCTCACGGTCGCCAACTTGAACTCGACGAAATGAATCACCCGCTATTCGTTTCTCGACTGCGTGAACAGTGCGAAGCCGCTAAACGGTCGCTCGCGGGTGCCGATGCAGCGATCGTGCGAATCCCCGCCAACGATGGAATCATTGCGGACGATTGCCAAAGCGTGACACTCACCAAATCGCAAGCCAGAGAAATCTTTGATCCCTTGATCAAACGACTCGTGCGACCCATATCGCGAGCCATCCGGGACGCCCGACTCAGCACGCGTGATATTGAAGACGTCATCTTGGTGGGCGGAGCGACACGGGATTTGGCTGTGCAATCGTTTGTCGCTGAAATGTTTGACACGAAGCCCCACGCGACCATCGATCCTGATCAGGTCGTGGCGTTGGGCGCGGCGGTCCAGGCGGCGTTGATCAACGATGATCTAGCCGTGGATGACATGGTCATGACCGACGTTTGCCCATTCACGCTCGGCGTTGAAGTTGCCAAGGAGTTCGGGCGTAAACAAGTCAGTGGCTTTTACCTTCCTATCATTCACCGCAATACGACGATTCCGGTTTCCAAAGAAGAGATCGTTTCGACGATTGAACCCAACCAACGCCAAGTTGACCTTCGCGTGTATCAAGGTGAGTCACGTAAGGTCAGCGAGAACCTGTTGCTGGGCAACCTATTGATCAAAGGCATCCCGCCAGGTCCGACTGGCCAAGCAATCCACATTCGATTCACGTACGACCTGAACGGCATCTTGGAAGTCGAGGCTTACATTCCCGAAACGGGGGCAAAGTACAACACTGTATTTACGAATCACGTCCAAGGAATGAACGAGAGAGAAATTGAGGCGGCGGTGAAGCGGATGGCAGACGTCAAGTTCTATCCCCGCGAGGAAATGGCGAACCAACGACTCTTGCTATACGCCGAAAAGGCAATTGGTGAAGTGAGTCCGTTTCAAAGAGGCGACTTGGAACATGCGGTTGACCATTTCGAGCATGCCATGGAATCCGGCGATCGCGAAGCATTTGGGTTTGCCAAGAATGGACTGCTGCTCTTGTTGTCAGGCCTAGGCTTTGATCTGGAGGGAATCGATGACGTTTCCGAGTGA
- a CDS encoding RDD family protein, protein MKIKCPACAKLLNIPDTAAGKVVKCPCGRQLKVPGGAPATAGAQSASRSAGAGGPARPATPNGPKPRPAAAPRAMPAGPSSFDDGFFDELTDQDLQPVKPVAQYGRAVSTATSPLGDKLVNQYASQRSIGEGLVQAFNFELASPGIRIAATLIDGAMYILFGVIGFFAAGAILVAKADPDDVSAQNAAFYIVLGFFFVPYIANMVLISLRGQSVGKLLLGIQIRNQATGAPATFFDGFLVRVFGFNVITNIPILGFFVAVADLVYLFMEGHETLHDKMARTMVVKYQA, encoded by the coding sequence ATGAAGATCAAGTGTCCCGCCTGCGCCAAACTGCTCAATATCCCGGATACTGCGGCGGGCAAGGTCGTGAAATGTCCGTGTGGCAGGCAATTGAAGGTACCAGGCGGAGCCCCCGCAACAGCCGGAGCTCAATCGGCGTCTAGATCGGCGGGTGCTGGCGGTCCGGCGCGACCCGCTACCCCCAATGGTCCCAAACCACGACCGGCCGCTGCGCCGCGAGCCATGCCGGCTGGGCCGAGCAGTTTTGACGATGGGTTTTTCGACGAATTGACGGATCAGGATCTGCAGCCCGTCAAACCCGTTGCCCAGTATGGCCGAGCTGTTTCAACGGCGACGAGCCCCTTGGGCGACAAGTTGGTCAATCAATACGCGTCGCAACGCAGTATTGGTGAAGGGTTAGTCCAGGCGTTCAATTTTGAACTCGCCAGCCCAGGGATTCGAATTGCTGCGACTTTGATCGATGGAGCGATGTACATCCTATTCGGGGTCATCGGTTTCTTCGCAGCAGGAGCGATTTTGGTCGCGAAAGCGGATCCCGACGACGTCAGTGCCCAGAACGCAGCCTTCTATATCGTTTTGGGTTTCTTCTTCGTTCCCTATATCGCCAACATGGTGTTGATCTCGTTACGTGGGCAGAGCGTGGGAAAGTTGTTGTTGGGAATCCAGATCCGCAACCAGGCTACCGGCGCCCCGGCAACGTTTTTTGACGGGTTTCTTGTGCGAGTTTTTGGTTTCAACGTGATCACCAACATCCCGATTCTCGGCTTCTTCGTCGCTGTCGCTGATCTGGTTTATCTGTTCATGGAGGGCCACGAAACGCTTCACGACAAGATGGCTCGAACGATGGTCGTGAAGTACCAAGCGTAG
- a CDS encoding helix-turn-helix transcriptional regulator — MARNEQLIRQHKLIQLLEFSRFGRTLEELRADLVADLGLTKLHERTVRRDVEALQAAGFDIQSDTVERGKVFKLGQNTAGVHEVGISASEMIALSIGRELLYPLLGTQYWRGIESFWNKVQETVPDGVFDHYARYRKTLHVFGTPSKTYEHHEGMLKTINRAILEHRIVEVEYESVGKPVTTRRIEPYGLAVYQSSIYVVAAAHEIKSSTERLRNWKLDRFRHATALDEYFKPDDSIDLSKHLGKSIGIFSGDDATIVKIRLGQRAAAWVREDPWHPEQKLTPTDDGGSIMTIPASHPREVLPKVLSLGYDAEVLEPESFREAVAEAVTKMAANYNSVV; from the coding sequence GTGGCTCGCAACGAACAACTCATTCGCCAACACAAACTCATCCAATTGCTTGAGTTTTCGCGTTTCGGACGCACACTCGAGGAACTGCGAGCGGACTTGGTCGCGGATTTGGGGCTAACCAAGCTGCACGAGCGAACGGTCCGTCGCGACGTCGAAGCATTGCAGGCCGCCGGCTTTGACATTCAAAGCGACACGGTCGAACGCGGGAAGGTTTTCAAGCTCGGGCAGAATACCGCCGGCGTGCACGAGGTGGGAATCTCGGCATCGGAAATGATCGCGCTGTCCATCGGCCGCGAATTGCTGTACCCGTTGTTGGGAACTCAGTATTGGCGAGGGATCGAGTCTTTCTGGAATAAGGTTCAGGAAACTGTTCCCGACGGAGTCTTCGATCACTACGCACGCTACCGAAAAACCTTGCACGTTTTCGGTACGCCAAGCAAGACGTACGAGCATCACGAAGGCATGCTGAAGACCATCAACCGCGCGATCCTTGAACATCGTATCGTAGAAGTGGAATACGAATCGGTGGGCAAGCCGGTCACGACCCGTCGCATTGAACCGTACGGACTTGCCGTTTACCAAAGCAGCATTTACGTGGTTGCTGCGGCTCACGAGATCAAGTCTTCCACCGAGAGGCTTCGCAATTGGAAACTCGATCGGTTCCGGCATGCCACCGCACTGGATGAGTATTTCAAACCGGACGATTCGATTGATTTGTCGAAACACTTAGGCAAGAGCATCGGCATCTTCAGTGGCGACGATGCGACGATCGTTAAGATACGACTCGGCCAGCGAGCGGCCGCGTGGGTGCGCGAGGATCCTTGGCACCCCGAACAAAAGCTGACACCGACCGACGACGGCGGTTCGATCATGACCATTCCCGCCTCGCACCCTCGCGAGGTGTTGCCGAAGGTGTTGTCGCTAGGTTACGACGCTGAGGTTTTGGAACCCGAATCGTTCCGAGAAGCGGTCGCCGAGGCAGTGACGAAGATGGCCGCCAACTACAACTCGGTCGTTTAG
- a CDS encoding co-chaperone GroES — translation MGKKKSAAVFEYVEPLGDRVLVRKDEPKRETRGGIALPDAAEIPTITGRVVTISAAVENDEELPLRQYDKILFHPKNAIPVDLEHDNQLFVVPVEDIVAVFRRKPSSDES, via the coding sequence ATGGGAAAGAAAAAATCTGCTGCTGTTTTTGAATACGTGGAACCTCTGGGCGATCGCGTGCTAGTTCGCAAGGACGAGCCCAAACGCGAAACGCGAGGCGGCATCGCGCTGCCTGATGCGGCTGAAATTCCTACCATCACCGGTCGTGTGGTCACGATCAGTGCTGCGGTGGAAAATGACGAGGAGTTGCCGCTTCGCCAGTACGACAAGATCCTGTTTCATCCTAAGAATGCGATTCCAGTGGACCTTGAGCACGATAACCAGCTCTTCGTTGTCCCCGTCGAAGACATTGTTGCTGTCTTTCGACGAAAGCCCAGCAGCGACGAATCGTAG
- a CDS encoding M50 family metallopeptidase: MPQTPSTPQSLTSQPLSVRVRGDLQFVATKHKHESAVVAKDPVAMKYHRMRPDEFFVLQMLDGSTSLDSIKESYEQQFAPDKVSAVDLNRLLFRFHESGLTISDAREQGQRLQTRRTKEQRKKWMQHLSGLLFIRFPGVDPEPLLKRLYPFARPFLSPLALMVIVCTCLYALAVFVIRWDTFSTEFPSMGQWIRLESVLILAAVIGTTKVFHELGHAIICKHFGGECHQIGPMLLVFTPALYCDTSDSWMLPSRFQRAAVGLAGIATELVLASLATLIWASTAPGIVHYIAMNVMLVCGVSTIVFNANPLLRYDGYYVLSDLWDVPNLGQKSTRMLSNLAANLFLGVDESSDESLTASEKFWFTTYALAAFLYRWILTLVILWIVSLILRPYRLESVGRVLCVFAAGGMLFALLRGPYQFLKNPGRRGKLKMKRSLFSVAGAALLVAACFFPLPTSLSASARVLPRQEAPIYVSTTGLFTELHAKPGDVVNEGDAIATFSNPDVELKYLQTKGRYESQASIVESIRLASLNTPEAANDLPSQQALLDDLHQQLQSRRSRRDGLVIKAPASGKLLAAPRRNEDVEAMSQSRLVSWSGYPTDESNQNCLMESGFELMSVLVDEAWDAEIVLSQSQVERIEVGADVKLALAAVPSKTFSGKVVSISIRQWNEQQDRDRRDDPRASRQTQPASTSYLVRVELAEVDALPMITGFDAISRIEAKPLSVADRVTRTLSSLLRFR; the protein is encoded by the coding sequence GTGCCCCAAACGCCATCCACTCCGCAATCGCTTACCTCGCAACCGCTTTCGGTGCGCGTTCGTGGTGACTTGCAATTTGTGGCTACGAAGCACAAACACGAATCGGCCGTGGTGGCGAAAGATCCAGTGGCGATGAAGTACCACCGGATGCGTCCGGATGAGTTCTTCGTTTTGCAAATGCTTGATGGGTCGACTTCTCTCGACTCGATCAAAGAGTCCTACGAGCAGCAGTTCGCTCCGGACAAGGTATCCGCCGTCGACTTGAACCGTTTGTTGTTTCGGTTTCACGAAAGTGGCCTGACGATCTCGGACGCACGCGAGCAGGGTCAACGGTTGCAAACACGTCGCACGAAAGAACAACGCAAGAAGTGGATGCAGCACCTTAGCGGATTGTTGTTCATACGCTTCCCCGGAGTCGATCCAGAACCGTTATTGAAACGGCTTTACCCCTTCGCACGACCGTTCCTTTCGCCGTTAGCGTTGATGGTAATTGTTTGTACTTGCTTGTACGCGCTGGCGGTTTTCGTGATCCGTTGGGACACGTTCTCCACTGAGTTCCCCAGCATGGGTCAATGGATTCGGCTCGAATCGGTGCTGATCCTGGCGGCTGTGATTGGGACGACCAAGGTTTTTCATGAACTGGGTCATGCGATCATCTGCAAGCACTTCGGCGGTGAGTGCCACCAGATCGGCCCTATGCTGTTGGTGTTCACGCCAGCTCTTTACTGCGACACCTCGGATTCGTGGATGTTGCCAAGCCGATTCCAACGCGCCGCAGTGGGACTCGCGGGCATTGCAACTGAGCTCGTTTTGGCATCGTTGGCGACGCTCATTTGGGCATCCACTGCACCGGGCATCGTTCACTACATTGCAATGAACGTGATGCTGGTATGCGGTGTCAGCACGATTGTGTTTAACGCCAATCCACTACTGCGATACGACGGATATTATGTCCTGTCGGACCTATGGGACGTTCCTAATCTAGGACAAAAGTCTACTAGGATGTTGTCGAATCTAGCGGCGAACCTGTTCCTAGGCGTGGATGAGTCGTCGGACGAATCGTTGACGGCATCAGAAAAGTTTTGGTTCACGACCTACGCACTCGCCGCGTTCTTGTATCGCTGGATACTAACGCTGGTCATCCTTTGGATCGTGTCGCTTATCTTGCGACCGTATCGGTTGGAATCGGTGGGTCGCGTCTTGTGTGTCTTCGCAGCCGGTGGAATGTTGTTCGCTTTGCTGCGTGGTCCTTATCAATTTCTCAAAAACCCGGGTCGTCGAGGCAAACTAAAGATGAAGCGTTCGTTGTTCTCCGTTGCCGGGGCAGCTTTGTTAGTAGCTGCATGCTTCTTCCCGTTGCCGACGAGCCTATCCGCCAGTGCTCGCGTGTTGCCACGCCAGGAAGCCCCAATCTACGTTTCCACCACTGGATTATTTACCGAACTGCACGCAAAGCCGGGCGACGTGGTAAACGAAGGTGACGCGATTGCGACGTTTTCGAATCCCGATGTTGAATTGAAATACCTGCAGACCAAGGGTCGCTATGAGAGTCAAGCGAGCATCGTCGAATCAATTCGCTTGGCATCGTTGAATACTCCCGAAGCGGCAAACGATCTTCCCAGTCAGCAAGCGTTGCTGGACGATTTGCATCAACAACTTCAAAGTCGTCGATCACGCCGCGATGGTCTAGTGATCAAAGCGCCCGCTAGTGGAAAACTGCTTGCCGCGCCGCGTCGAAATGAAGATGTCGAGGCAATGTCCCAGTCACGATTGGTTAGTTGGTCAGGCTACCCGACGGACGAATCCAACCAAAACTGCCTGATGGAATCGGGGTTTGAACTAATGAGCGTGCTTGTCGACGAAGCATGGGACGCAGAGATTGTCCTTTCGCAATCGCAAGTCGAACGCATCGAAGTCGGCGCCGACGTTAAGTTAGCTTTGGCGGCGGTGCCGTCGAAGACGTTCTCGGGAAAGGTCGTCAGCATTTCGATCCGCCAGTGGAACGAACAACAAGACCGCGACCGCCGGGATGATCCCCGTGCTTCCCGCCAAACCCAACCGGCGTCAACCAGCTATTTAGTTCGAGTCGAATTGGCAGAGGTGGACGCCTTGCCGATGATCACTGGTTTCGACGCTATCTCGCGTATCGAAGCCAAGCCGCTATCAGTTGCCGATCGAGTCACACGAACACTCAGTTCGTTACTCAGGTTTCGCTAA